The Candidatus Equadaptatus faecalis genome contains a region encoding:
- the xth gene encoding exodeoxyribonuclease III: MQTVRIATFNVNSVRSRMPVLQKWLAEETAPDIVCFQETKCRDEEFPAAEFEALGYVCNFRGMKSYNGVAVISRTQPDEISFGLGDEPEEGREESENARVVCARFGDFNLVNSYVPQGKEITHPDYPYKLRFFKRIKKMFEANYTPQDKLLWVGDLNVARTAADIANPKGKEQHVCFAQSVRDALSDVMDWGLTDVFRLHRPGEGEFTFWDYRVKNSLERNIGWRIDHLLATKSVAESSTQVIVERRLRAEEKPSDHTAVVAEFKF, translated from the coding sequence ATGCAGACAGTCAGAATCGCAACCTTTAACGTCAACTCGGTGCGCAGCCGTATGCCGGTGCTTCAGAAATGGCTGGCGGAAGAAACGGCGCCGGATATAGTGTGCTTTCAGGAAACGAAATGCAGGGACGAAGAATTTCCCGCCGCGGAATTTGAAGCGCTCGGCTACGTATGCAATTTCAGGGGAATGAAATCCTACAACGGGGTTGCCGTTATTTCGCGGACTCAGCCGGACGAAATCAGTTTCGGGCTTGGGGACGAGCCGGAAGAAGGCAGGGAAGAATCCGAAAACGCAAGGGTAGTGTGCGCGCGCTTCGGCGATTTTAACCTCGTGAACAGCTACGTGCCGCAGGGCAAAGAAATAACGCACCCTGACTATCCCTACAAACTCCGTTTCTTCAAACGCATAAAAAAAATGTTTGAAGCAAACTACACGCCGCAGGACAAACTGCTTTGGGTCGGCGACCTGAACGTGGCAAGAACAGCCGCCGATATTGCCAACCCGAAAGGAAAGGAACAGCACGTATGCTTTGCGCAGTCAGTGCGCGACGCTCTTTCTGACGTAATGGACTGGGGACTGACAGACGTCTTCAGACTGCACCGCCCGGGCGAAGGCGAATTTACCTTTTGGGATTACAGGGTTAAAAACTCGCTTGAACGCAACATAGGGTGGAGAATAGACCATCTGCTTGCCACAAAAAGCGTTGCGGAAAGCAGTACGCAGGTCATTGTAGAGCGCAGGCTCCGCGCGGAAGAAAAACCGTCCGACCACACAGCTGTTGTTGCCGAATTTAAGTTTTAA